The Gordonia terrae genome contains the following window.
CGGTCCGTGCGCGATGGTCGGCCAGGCCGTCGCCGCGATCATGTCCGGCCAGGCCACCACAGTTCTGGTGTACCGCGCGCTCAACGGCCGATCCGGTCGCCGACTCGGCAAAGGAGTCAGCGTCGACGGCGGTGTCGGCGGCGCATCGAGCTACCTGGAGTTGTTCGCACCTTATGGCATGACCTCCCCAGGCCAGTTCTTCGGGATGCTCGCCCGCAGGCACATGTCCGAGCACGGTCTCACCCACGAGGCGCTTGCCGAGATCGCGATGGTGTGTCGCCGCCGCGCCAACGCGAACCCGGCCGCCCAGATGTACGACCGGAAGCTCTCGCTCGAGGACTACTACGATTCCCGAATGATCTCGGACCCGCTTCGGCTCTTCGACTTCTGCCTCGAATCTGACGGCGGCGCAGCACTTGTCGTCACCACGGCCGAACGGGCGAAGGATCTGCGGCAGCCGCCGGCCCTCATCAATTCCGTTGCGCAGGCGACAGGACTGCGCGTGGGACCGGGACAGATGTATCCGGTGCTGTTGGGAGAGAGCCTCGAGCACCTGACGTCCAAGCGTGTCGCCGAACGGCTGTACGAACGGTCAGGGCTGCGCCCGTCCGACGTCGACGTCGCGCAACTGTACGACTGCTTCACGGTCACGGTCTACCTGCAGCTCGCCGACTTCGGTTTCTGCAGCCGCGACGACGTGTCGGGATTCGTCGAGAGCGGTGCCCTGGATCTCGACGGTGCCATCCCGATCAACACCGCAGGAGGGCAGTTGTCCGAGTCGTACATCCACGGCATGAACCACATTGTGGAGGGGGTCCGACAGATCCGTGGGACGTCCACCTCGCAGGTGCCGGGCGCGCAGGTCTCACTCGTCACCTCCGCGCCGCCGCCCGGCGCGAGCGCACTGCTGTTGGTGGCCGCATGAGCGCCCCGGGCAGCGACGCGAACACCGAACTCGGGGGCGGTGTCGGACTCCGGCCGGTGGTCGACGACCCGGAGACCGGCGGGTTCTTCGCCGCTGCGGCCGATCGTCGTCTGGTGGTCCAGACGTGTCGCACATGCAACCACCAGCAGCACCCACCGAGGCCGCGATGCCGTTCCTGTCACGGCGACGATCTGGACTGGGCCGACGTCCCACAGGCGGGGACCGTCCACACCTGGACCGTCGTCGAACACCAGATCAACCCGCATTACCCGGTGCCGTACACGTCGGTCCTCGTGGACGTCGAACCCCGGCCCGGCGAGCCGGTGATCCGGTTCCTCGGTCACATCGCCGGACGCCCGGCGATCCACGTCGGCGACCCGGTGCGCACGGTGTTCGTCGACCTCGACGAGTCGATCACCATCCCGAATTGGGAGCTCGTCCCCGCCACCGACCCACTCACCTGAACCTCCCCGACTGAAGGAGCCCCCCATGGCATGGGACTTCGAGACCGACCCCGAGTACCAGGAACAACTGGACTGGGTGGAGCAATTCGTTCGCGACGAGGTCGAGCCGGCCGATCGCATGTACGACCATCCGCTCGACATGGCCGACCCGGTGCGCAACGCCATCATCAGGCCACTCCAGGAGAAGGTTCGCGAAAAAGGTTTGTGGGCCTGCCATCTCGGTCCGGAACTCGGCGGTCAGGGCTATGGTCAACTCAAGCTGGCCCTGCTCAACGAGCTGATCGGCACCACGCTCAGTGGACCGGTGATCTTCGGGACCCAGGCCCCCGACTCCGGCAACGCCGAGATCTTGGCGCATTACGGTTCCGACGAACTGAAGAAGACCTACCTCGAACCGTTGCTCGCCGGCGAGATCGCGTCCTGCTTCTCGATGACCGAGCCCACCGGCGGCTCCGACCCGACCTCGTTCCGATGCCGCGCCGTCCGCGATGGGGACGACTACGTGATCTCGGGTGAGAAGTGGTTCTCGTCGAATGCGCGTTTCGCGTCGTTCCTGATCGTCATGGCGGTCACCGATCCCGACGCCGAGCGCCATCGCCGCGCGTCGATGTTCGTCGTACCCTCCGACACCCCGGGTATCGAGATCGTCCGCAACGTCGGCGTCACCGGCCACGCCGGGCATGAGGGCACCCACGCCTACGTCCGCTACAACGATGTCCGCGTGCCCGCGGCGAACCTCCTCGGTGGTGACGGCGACGGGTTCAAGGTCGCCCAGGTCCGGCTGGGTGGCGGTCGCATCCATCACGCGATGCGCACCGTCGCGCTGGTGCGTCGCTCGCTGGATGCGATGCTCGAACGCGCTGTCTCGCGCGAGACCCGCGGCCGCACACTCGGCGAGCTGCAGCTGGTCCAAGAGATGATCGCCGACTCGTGGATTCAGCTCGAACAGTTCCGGCTGCTCGTGTTGCGCACCGCGTGGAAGATCGATCAGGTCAACGACTACAAGCAGGTCATCAAGGACATCGCCGGCGTCAAGGTCGCCATGCCGAAGGTGCTGCAGGACGTCGCGGGCCGGGCCGTCCAGCTACACGGTTCGCTCGGCATCTCCACCGAACTACCCTTCGGCAAGTATGTCCTCGAGGGCTTCCACATGGCCATCGCCGACGGTGCGACCGAGATCCACAAGCAGTCGGTCGCCAAGCAACTCCTCAAGGGCGTGGAGCCCGCCCCGGATCTGTTCCCGTCGATCCACGTCCCCCGTCTCCGAGATGCCGCCGACACGAAGTTCGCCGACGTCTTGGCCGCTGCCGCGGCCGACGCCGCCGAGGTGAACTGACATGATCCTCGACGATGTGGACGCCGTCGCCGATCGCGCCGACTTCGCGGAGGTCCTCGCCGGCGTCGCCAACCGTGCGACACCGCGCAACACCGTCGTCACCCGAGCGGATGCGGCCGCGTCGGGGGAGATCGACTCCGCACTCTGGGAACGCCTGATCGGTGAGATCGGGGTGCTCGGGCTGGCGGTCCCGGACGAACTCGGTGGGGCAGGGGCAACCTGGGCGGAGATCGCCGTGCTGATGGAGCAGATCGGACGCAGCACCGCAGCGGTTCCGGTACTTGGTGCGGTCCTCGCCGTCGAGGCGATCACGGCATCCGGGGACTCCGCTGCCCTCGCCGAACTGTTGCCCGCGATGGTCGCGGGCTCGACGATCGGAACCGTGTGGTCGGGAACGGGACTGACCGCCGACGCCACCGGAGCGGTGTCCGGCGAGGCGCGCCTCGTCCTCGACGGCGGCCATGCCGACGTGGTCCTCGCGCAGGCCGAAACAGGCACCGGTGCAGCGTGGTTCGCAATCGAGACCGCAAGTGCCGCCGTCCGTCGTCACGAGACGCTCGACCTCGTCCGCGATCTCGCCACCATCACGTTCAGCGACGCTCCCGCGCGGGCGATCGCGGTCGCCGACCCCGGCGGTTTGGCTGCTCGGCTGCGGGATCTGGCGCTGGTTGCGGTGGCCGCCGAACAGCTCGGGGTCGCCGAGCAGGCGCTGGCGGATGCCGTCGAATACGCCGGCGTACGTGAGCAGTTCCGCCGGGTCATCGGCTCGTTCCAGGCGCTCAAACATCTCATCGCCGATGTCGCCACCGAGACCGACCTCGCTCGTTCGATGGTGGAACACGCTGTGTGGGCTGCGGTCTCGAGTCCGGATGATCTGCCGGAGGCGGCGGCCATGGCGATGCTGGCGGCGTCACGTGCCGCAATTCTCGCCAGCGGTGAGAACGTCCAGATCCACGGTGGCATCGGATTCAGCTGGGAGCACCCCGCCCATCTGCTGTTCCGCAAGGCGCGAAGCAACGACTCCCTGCTCGGCCCGACCGAACGCCTGACGGACCGCATTCTGTCGACTCACGGTGTGCACCGATGACTCCCGACGGTGGTCATCGAGTTGTGGTGCTCGGTGGCGGAATCGGCGGTGGACGCACCTGTGCCGCACTCCGATCGGAGGGTTTCGACGGTCACATCACCCTCATCGGTGGGGAGGAGCACGACCCCTATGACCGTCCGCCGCTGAGCAAGGCGTGTCTCACCGAGTCCGCCGACCCCGGCCTCGGACTCGACTTCGAGGAACTCGAGGTCTCGGTCCGGCGCGGCGTGTGGGCGACCGGACTTGATCGGGGCGCCAAGATCGTCGCGACCACCGGTGGTGACATCGGTTACGACACACTGGTTCTCGCAACCGGTTCGGCACCAGTTCGACTCCCTGGGCCGGGTGAACAATTGACTTTGCGCACACGAGAAGACGCCGAGAAGCTTGCGGCGGTGCTACGGCCCGGGGCGCGGATGGTCATCGTGGGAGCCGGTTGGATTGGCGCCGAGGTTGCCACTGCAGCGAAGGGTTTCGGCTGCTCGGTGGTGTGCGTCGAGGCAGGTGACGGCCCGCACGCGGGTCCGTTCGGTGCAGCGGTGTCCCAACGAATGGCCGAGATGTGGGAGGGCGTCGACCTCCGCGTGCGAACAGGTGTGGCCGAAGTCGAGGACGCCGGCGTCCGGCTCATCGACGGCACTCTGCTCACCGCGGACGCAGTCGTGGTCGGGGTTGGTTCGCGAGCTGATGTCGGCTGGCTGGCCGCGGCGGGTCTCGACGTCGATCGGCACGGGATATGCGTCGATTCGGGGCGTCGGACAAACGATCCTTCGATCTATGCGATCGGTGACGTCGCGAGCCGGTGGAGCGACCGTCTGTCGGCGCGGGTCCACACCGGCCACTGGGATGAGGCGGCAGTAGGCGGCGCGGTCGCGGCGCGCTCGATCATGCATTGCGACAGGGGGACCGATGACATCCCCTACTTCTGGTCAGACCAGTTCGGGCGCAAAGTGCAGTATGTCGGGCAACATCGCCGAGGGCATCGGTTGATCGTCCGCGATCACCCGACGACGGATCGCTGGGGTGCGGTCTGGCTCGACGAGTGCGATCGCGTTGCCGCCCACCTGTCGGTTGGTTTTCCGCGGGCAATGATCCACGCGCGATCCGCCATCGCGGACGGCCGCCGGGTGGATCGGAGGACTCTGGCTGATCTGACTGCACCGCTGGGATGAGCGCATCGGCCGGGTTCGGACTCGATGCGCGGACCCGCCTCGATGTGATAGATCATCGGTATGAATTGCTGACCCGTGGAAACTCCGCAGGTACTGCTATCAGGGATGGGGACAACATGACCGAATCGAATGCCAGGACGCGTGACATCGCTGACCAGCCCGCGATCGCGATTGCGGGAGGCGGTTCGGTACTCCGTCCGTTGAAGGCTGCGGAGGTCGTCGCGCGCGCGGTTGTGCGAACCATTCGCTCCGAGGGTCTTCAGACCGGGGACAGTCTGCCGTCCGAGGCCGAGATGCTCCCTCAGTACGGGGTGAGTCGCGAATCCTTACGAGAGGGATTGCGGCTTCTGGAGGTCCAGGGCATGATCTCCATCCGCCGCGGGCCCGGAGGAGGCCCGATCGTCGGCACGGTCGATTCGGCCAACCTGGGTCGGATGGAGGCGCTGTACCTCCATCTCGCCGGGGCGACATACGACGAGTTGTTCGAGACGTGGGTGTTCGCCGAGACCACCCTGGCCGGGATGGCAGCTGCAAACCCTGACAGCGAGGCGCGCCATGCCGCCATGGCACCGTACATCGACGGGCTCGTGGACGAGGTCGTGCACGGCGACCTCGACGTCTACATGTCCGGACACGAGGGCTTTCACGGATCGGTGGCGGCCCTTGCGGGCAATCGCGTCTTTCAGGTGACCTTCCGCGCCTACGGACAGATCGTTGCCCACCACCTGGCCATGGTCGGCGACGTCAAGTTGATCCATCAGGAGCTCGTCGACGACCATCTCGAACTCGCCCAAGTGATCTCCGAAGGAGATCCCGAACGGGCATCCACATTGATGAACCAGCACCTGACTCGTGTTCTCGCGTTGAACCGAGCGCAGCTGGGCACTCTCCTCGACGGCGACGTGGAGTGGGTCTGAATCCCTCCCGAGTCGTCGACTCACAGAAGGAAATTCACGATGTTCTTCCACGAGTCCATCGCCAGGTCGCTGCGCGCCGAAGGCGTCACCAGCATCTTCGGCGTGATGGGTGACGCGAATCTGTACATGATGGACAGCTTCGCGGATCTCGATGACACCCAGTTCATCTCGACTTCCAACGAGGCCGGGGCGATCACCGCGGCCAACGGATACGCTCGCGTCACCGGAGGTCTCGGCGTGGCCAGCGTGACCCATGGCCCCGCGCTCACCAACACCTTGACCGGCTTGGTCGAGAGTGTGAAGGATCGGACCCCGGTACTCCTCGTCGCCGGTGACACCGCGGTTGTCGATCGCGACAACTTCCAGAACATCGCCCAGCGTGAGCTGGTCGTCGCCACGGGTGCCGGTTTCGAACAGGTGCGGTCTGTCGAGACGATTGCGGAGGACGTCGCCGTTGCGGTTCGCCGCGCGATGACCGAACGTCGGCCGATCGTGCTCAATGTGCCGATCGAGTTCCAGTGGCAGCAGGCCGGACACTCTGCCGGAGAGCGCAGGTGGGCGCCGGTTCAGGCAGTGCGGCCGGCAGCGCAGGCGCTCGAGGATGCGGTGGCAGTCGTTGCTGCTGCCCGACGGCCGTTGGTGATCTCCGGGCAGGGCGTGATGTCTGCCGAGGCGCGCGCCGCCGTCGCGCGTTTCGCCCACCGTATCGGCGCGCCTCTCGGTACCACACTGCGCGGCCGCGATTCATATCGCGACGACCCGCACAACATCGGCATCGTCGGCACCATCTCGCACGAGGTCGCCCTCGATGTGATCGGCGATGCGGACACCGTGATCGCCTTCGGTGCCGGGTTGAACAAGTGGACGACTCTGGAAGGCAGCGTGCTCGCCGGCCGCCGCGTAGTTCAGATCGATTGTGACCGAGACGCCCTGCACCGCAATGGTTCCGCTGATGTCGTGGTTCTCGGCGATGCCGCGGCGACCGCGGATGAGCTCGTGGAGATGCTCGACTCGATCGAGGTTCCGGCAACCGGTTTCGCCTCGCCGGAACTCGCGGCGCGACTGACC
Protein-coding sequences here:
- a CDS encoding acyl-CoA dehydrogenase family protein; the protein is MAWDFETDPEYQEQLDWVEQFVRDEVEPADRMYDHPLDMADPVRNAIIRPLQEKVREKGLWACHLGPELGGQGYGQLKLALLNELIGTTLSGPVIFGTQAPDSGNAEILAHYGSDELKKTYLEPLLAGEIASCFSMTEPTGGSDPTSFRCRAVRDGDDYVISGEKWFSSNARFASFLIVMAVTDPDAERHRRASMFVVPSDTPGIEIVRNVGVTGHAGHEGTHAYVRYNDVRVPAANLLGGDGDGFKVAQVRLGGGRIHHAMRTVALVRRSLDAMLERAVSRETRGRTLGELQLVQEMIADSWIQLEQFRLLVLRTAWKIDQVNDYKQVIKDIAGVKVAMPKVLQDVAGRAVQLHGSLGISTELPFGKYVLEGFHMAIADGATEIHKQSVAKQLLKGVEPAPDLFPSIHVPRLRDAADTKFADVLAAAAADAAEVN
- a CDS encoding NAD(P)/FAD-dependent oxidoreductase; protein product: MTPDGGHRVVVLGGGIGGGRTCAALRSEGFDGHITLIGGEEHDPYDRPPLSKACLTESADPGLGLDFEELEVSVRRGVWATGLDRGAKIVATTGGDIGYDTLVLATGSAPVRLPGPGEQLTLRTREDAEKLAAVLRPGARMVIVGAGWIGAEVATAAKGFGCSVVCVEAGDGPHAGPFGAAVSQRMAEMWEGVDLRVRTGVAEVEDAGVRLIDGTLLTADAVVVGVGSRADVGWLAAAGLDVDRHGICVDSGRRTNDPSIYAIGDVASRWSDRLSARVHTGHWDEAAVGGAVAARSIMHCDRGTDDIPYFWSDQFGRKVQYVGQHRRGHRLIVRDHPTTDRWGAVWLDECDRVAAHLSVGFPRAMIHARSAIADGRRVDRRTLADLTAPLG
- a CDS encoding thiolase C-terminal domain-containing protein; its protein translation is MSTWKPDTCAVVGIGTTEYSKKSGVSVTSLAADAALAAIADAGLKPGDIDGLIRSDYDETSQVALADAIGADDIAYWGQNGPGGSGPCAMVGQAVAAIMSGQATTVLVYRALNGRSGRRLGKGVSVDGGVGGASSYLELFAPYGMTSPGQFFGMLARRHMSEHGLTHEALAEIAMVCRRRANANPAAQMYDRKLSLEDYYDSRMISDPLRLFDFCLESDGGAALVVTTAERAKDLRQPPALINSVAQATGLRVGPGQMYPVLLGESLEHLTSKRVAERLYERSGLRPSDVDVAQLYDCFTVTVYLQLADFGFCSRDDVSGFVESGALDLDGAIPINTAGGQLSESYIHGMNHIVEGVRQIRGTSTSQVPGAQVSLVTSAPPPGASALLLVAA
- a CDS encoding thiamine pyrophosphate-binding protein, with product MFFHESIARSLRAEGVTSIFGVMGDANLYMMDSFADLDDTQFISTSNEAGAITAANGYARVTGGLGVASVTHGPALTNTLTGLVESVKDRTPVLLVAGDTAVVDRDNFQNIAQRELVVATGAGFEQVRSVETIAEDVAVAVRRAMTERRPIVLNVPIEFQWQQAGHSAGERRWAPVQAVRPAAQALEDAVAVVAAARRPLVISGQGVMSAEARAAVARFAHRIGAPLGTTLRGRDSYRDDPHNIGIVGTISHEVALDVIGDADTVIAFGAGLNKWTTLEGSVLAGRRVVQIDCDRDALHRNGSADVVVLGDAAATADELVEMLDSIEVPATGFASPELAARLTERRDDGFVDRSRVGTVDLRSAMIAIENAFPRDRALVYDGGRFIFNAFALFHVEQPRDYVHTVNFGSIGLGMGNAIGAAVGSRRPTLLVTGDGGFMLGGLAEFNTAVRHGLDLVVAVFNDGAYGAEHIQFRRKELDPSRSTFDWPDFAPVAESLGGRGYTVRSLDDLHRALAELPNRDRPILLDIKLDPDEVDSAGH
- a CDS encoding Zn-ribbon domain-containing OB-fold protein, which gives rise to MSAPGSDANTELGGGVGLRPVVDDPETGGFFAAAADRRLVVQTCRTCNHQQHPPRPRCRSCHGDDLDWADVPQAGTVHTWTVVEHQINPHYPVPYTSVLVDVEPRPGEPVIRFLGHIAGRPAIHVGDPVRTVFVDLDESITIPNWELVPATDPLT
- a CDS encoding acyl-CoA dehydrogenase family protein translates to MILDDVDAVADRADFAEVLAGVANRATPRNTVVTRADAAASGEIDSALWERLIGEIGVLGLAVPDELGGAGATWAEIAVLMEQIGRSTAAVPVLGAVLAVEAITASGDSAALAELLPAMVAGSTIGTVWSGTGLTADATGAVSGEARLVLDGGHADVVLAQAETGTGAAWFAIETASAAVRRHETLDLVRDLATITFSDAPARAIAVADPGGLAARLRDLALVAVAAEQLGVAEQALADAVEYAGVREQFRRVIGSFQALKHLIADVATETDLARSMVEHAVWAAVSSPDDLPEAAAMAMLAASRAAILASGENVQIHGGIGFSWEHPAHLLFRKARSNDSLLGPTERLTDRILSTHGVHR
- a CDS encoding FadR/GntR family transcriptional regulator; protein product: MTESNARTRDIADQPAIAIAGGGSVLRPLKAAEVVARAVVRTIRSEGLQTGDSLPSEAEMLPQYGVSRESLREGLRLLEVQGMISIRRGPGGGPIVGTVDSANLGRMEALYLHLAGATYDELFETWVFAETTLAGMAAANPDSEARHAAMAPYIDGLVDEVVHGDLDVYMSGHEGFHGSVAALAGNRVFQVTFRAYGQIVAHHLAMVGDVKLIHQELVDDHLELAQVISEGDPERASTLMNQHLTRVLALNRAQLGTLLDGDVEWV